From the Bacillota bacterium genome, the window TCGCTCTGAACGGCCGCCAGGGCCTCCTCCTGCGAGTCGTAGACCCGGGCCGGTCCTTCGGGGTGAAGGATGGTATTGTCGAGGCGTCGGGCCACCGAGCCGACAGGGGCGATCGAGCCGTGAAGGACGGTCAGTCCGCCCGTCGTGTAAACCGGGTTGTGTCGCCGGCGGATGACCTCATCGTTGCGCCCGCCCGGCGGCTCCTTGGCCGCGTATTCATCGAGGATGCCGCCGGCAGTCTTCCCGGCGACCGTCGGGACCTGGAGGTTGAGTCGATCCCTGATCTCGCGCATCAGCGCCGGGAGGCCGCCGTGGGCGTGAAAGTCGGTCACGAAATACGGCCCGTTGGGCTTGACGTTGGCCAGGCACGGCGTGTTCTGGCTGGCCCGCTCGAAGGTCTCGAGGTCGATCTGGTCGCCCAGGCCGAGCTCGTCGGCCAGGGCCAGGATATGGAGGACGGCATTGGTCGACCCGCCCAGGGCCATCAGCGTGTGGATCATGTTGGCAAGGGTCTCGCCGGTCAGGATCTGGCGCGGGCTGAGGCCCTCGTGGACCATCTCGACGACGCGGCGACCGGATTCCTTGGCGATCCTCAGACGCTCGCCGCTGAAGGCCGGAGCCGTGCCGGCCATCGGCAGGGCCAGCCCCGATGCCTCGGTGAGGCACTGCATCGTATTAGCCGTCCCGAGGATGGGGCAGGCCCCATCGGTCGGGCAGACGGCGTCCTCGAGCTTGAGGACGTCCTCGGGCGAGACGCGGCCGGCCGGAAGGGCCCCGAAGATGAGTTCGTCGAGGTCGGACAGGACCACCGGCCGGCCGGCCGAGTAGCCGGGGGACATCGTCCCGCCGGGGACGATCACCGCCGGCAGGTTCAAACGGGCCAGGGCCAAAAACGCCCCGGGGGCCGTCTTGTCGCAGGCGATGACGGCGACCACGCCGTCGAACATCTGGGTCTCGACGATGGTCTCGATGTCGAAGGCCAGGACGTCCCGGGCGGCCAGGTCGAAGTTGATCCCCCGCAGCCCCAGCACAGGGGTGGCACACTGGGAGATGGCCCCGAACTCGAAGGGGCAACCACCGGCCTGCCAGATGCCGGCCTTGACCTGTTCGACCACGCTGCGCAGGTGATGGTGCCCCGGGCAGACCTCGCTGAAGGTGTTGACCACGGCGATGAGGGGGCGCGACAGATCCCTGTCGGTATAGCCCATCGCCTTGTAGACGGCTCGCCGGTGGGTCCCGGCGGCGCCGGTGAAGTACTCCTGGGTCGGCCATTTGGCCTCGGCCAAGACGAATCTCTCCTTCCTGGTGGGCGGTCTGGGTCGAGGCGAGAGCCGCCTCCATCCGGACCTCTGGACTCAGGGCTCGACGATGACCTTGACCGCCAAGAGGTCGCGATCGACCGCGGCGGCAAACGCCCGATCAATCTCCGACAAGGGGAATCGATGGGTGATCAGCCGGGCCAGATCCACCGTCCGCTTGCGGGCGAGGCCGATGGCCGTCGGGAAGTCCCAACAGTACCCGGTGGACCCCAAGAGGCCGATCTCCCGGGAGACGAAGATGGGCGCCTCCAG encodes:
- the ilvD gene encoding dihydroxy-acid dehydratase, producing the protein MAEAKWPTQEYFTGAAGTHRRAVYKAMGYTDRDLSRPLIAVVNTFSEVCPGHHHLRSVVEQVKAGIWQAGGCPFEFGAISQCATPVLGLRGINFDLAARDVLAFDIETIVETQMFDGVVAVIACDKTAPGAFLALARLNLPAVIVPGGTMSPGYSAGRPVVLSDLDELIFGALPAGRVSPEDVLKLEDAVCPTDGACPILGTANTMQCLTEASGLALPMAGTAPAFSGERLRIAKESGRRVVEMVHEGLSPRQILTGETLANMIHTLMALGGSTNAVLHILALADELGLGDQIDLETFERASQNTPCLANVKPNGPYFVTDFHAHGGLPALMREIRDRLNLQVPTVAGKTAGGILDEYAAKEPPGGRNDEVIRRRHNPVYTTGGLTVLHGSIAPVGSVARRLDNTILHPEGPARVYDSQEEALAAVQSDQVKPGEVVVVRFVGPRGAPGMPDTYAVLAAIVGKGLEGKVGVITDGRFSGFARGLGVCQITPEAAVGGPLAKLRDGDIISIDLPSRRLDVANADIVLARPAVPNPRPVPPGILGLYARVAGPANRGAKLA